A portion of the Streptococcus sp. Marseille-Q6470 genome contains these proteins:
- a CDS encoding DUF389 domain-containing protein produces MTGNYSTREFREKLYDDLHVRLRDTLILMCSIFIASIGLNMNSTAVIIGAMLISPLMTPIVGLGFGLAIFDTRLIKQSLEVLFTQVLVSLLVSTLYFWISPLSYASSELIARTSPTIWDVLIAIAGGIAGVIGSRKKEANNIVPGVAIATALMPPICTAGYGLANGNVRFLFGALYLFLINCVFIMLANIVGTRILMRKSPLSSFKELNMKMKIGLISLIVLLVLPASYSAVALTMDQVRKDGIKQFVGKEFANYTVINQVYKSRDNELVLTVVGDPISEEELETIRQKQASYGIQTVQLKVNQVHNSTKLDSEMTKEFYETIDKYIDQKLSEKDSPKDFVKENEADKD; encoded by the coding sequence ATGACCGGAAACTATTCAACACGTGAATTCCGCGAGAAACTATATGATGATCTTCATGTTCGATTAAGAGATACACTGATTTTGATGTGTTCGATTTTTATTGCCTCTATAGGTCTAAATATGAATTCAACAGCTGTCATTATTGGAGCCATGTTGATTTCCCCTCTTATGACACCGATTGTTGGACTGGGATTCGGTTTAGCTATTTTTGATACGCGTTTAATCAAGCAATCTCTAGAGGTTTTATTTACTCAAGTATTGGTCAGTTTGCTTGTATCGACTCTGTATTTCTGGATTTCTCCCTTATCTTATGCAAGTAGCGAGTTGATTGCACGAACCTCTCCAACCATTTGGGATGTTCTCATTGCTATTGCTGGTGGGATAGCAGGTGTTATTGGTTCAAGGAAAAAAGAAGCAAACAATATCGTGCCTGGAGTAGCCATTGCAACAGCTCTAATGCCACCTATCTGTACTGCAGGCTATGGTTTAGCTAATGGAAATGTACGATTTTTATTTGGGGCTCTCTATCTTTTCTTGATTAACTGTGTCTTTATCATGCTAGCCAACATTGTTGGAACAAGAATTTTGATGAGAAAATCTCCTTTAAGTTCATTTAAAGAGCTAAACATGAAAATGAAAATTGGGTTGATCTCCTTAATTGTATTATTGGTTCTTCCAGCCAGCTATTCAGCAGTCGCTCTGACGATGGATCAAGTGCGAAAAGATGGGATTAAACAGTTTGTAGGTAAAGAGTTTGCCAATTATACGGTCATTAATCAAGTCTACAAGTCCAGGGACAATGAATTGGTCTTGACAGTTGTTGGAGATCCGATTTCAGAAGAAGAATTAGAAACCATCCGCCAAAAGCAGGCCTCTTACGGTATTCAAACTGTTCAATTGAAAGTCAATCAAGTCCATAATTCGACAAAATTAGATAGTGAGATGACCAAGGAATTTTATGAAACCATTGACAAGTATATCGATCAAAAACTCTCTGAAAAAGATTCACCAAAAGATTTCGTAAAAGAAAATGAAGCAGACAAGGACTGA
- the thrS gene encoding threonine--tRNA ligase, translating into MIQIIFPDGAVREFESGVTTFEIAQSISNSLAKKALAGKFNGKLIDTTRSITEDGSIEIVTPDHEDALPILRHSAAHLFAQAARRLFPDIHLGVGPAIEDGFYYDTDNEAGQISNEDLPRIEEEMKKIVKENFPSIREEVTKDKAREIFKNDPYKLELIEEHSEDEGGLTIYRQGEYVDLCRGPHVPSTGRIQIFHLLNVAGAYWRGNSDNAMMQRIYGTAWFDKKDLKNYLQMREEAKERDHRKLGKELDLFMISQEVGQGLPFWLPNGATIRRELERYIVDKEIAAGYQHVYTPPIASVELYKTSGHWDHYREDMFPTMDMGDGEEFVLRPMNCPHHIEVFKHHVHSYRELPIRIAEIGMMHRYEKSGALTGLQRVREMSLNDGHTFVTPEQIKDEFQRTLQLIIDVYEDFNLTDYRFRLSYRDPQDTHKYFDNDEMWENAQRMLKSAMDDMGLDYFEAEGEAAFYGPKLDIQVKTALGKEETLSTIQLDFLLPERFDLKYIGADGEEHRPVMIHRGVISTMERFTAILIENYKGAFPTWLAPHQVTLIPVSNEKHVDYAWEVAKKLRDRGVRADVDERNEKMQFKIRASQTQKIPYQLIVGDKEMEEQAVNVRRYGQKETETMPVDAFVELILADIANKSRVEK; encoded by the coding sequence ATGATTCAAATTATTTTCCCAGATGGCGCTGTTCGTGAATTCGAATCTGGCGTTACAACTTTTGAAATTGCACAATCTATCAGCAATTCCCTAGCTAAAAAAGCCCTTGCTGGTAAATTCAATGGCAAATTGATTGACACTACTCGTTCTATCACTGAAGATGGAAGCATCGAAATCGTGACACCTGATCACGAAGATGCTCTTCCAATCTTGCGTCACTCAGCAGCTCACTTATTCGCTCAAGCAGCTCGTCGCCTCTTCCCAGATATCCACTTGGGTGTCGGTCCAGCTATCGAAGATGGTTTCTACTACGATACTGACAATGAAGCGGGTCAAATCTCTAACGAAGATCTTCCTCGTATCGAAGAAGAAATGAAGAAAATCGTGAAGGAAAACTTCCCATCTATTCGTGAGGAAGTGACTAAAGATAAAGCGCGTGAAATCTTCAAAAATGATCCATACAAATTGGAATTGATTGAAGAGCACTCTGAAGACGAAGGTGGTTTGACCATCTACCGTCAAGGTGAATATGTAGATCTTTGCCGCGGCCCACACGTCCCATCAACAGGCCGTATCCAAATTTTCCACCTTCTCAATGTAGCTGGTGCTTACTGGCGTGGTAATAGCGACAATGCCATGATGCAACGTATCTACGGTACTGCCTGGTTTGACAAGAAAGACTTGAAGAACTACCTTCAAATGCGTGAAGAAGCCAAAGAACGTGACCACCGTAAACTTGGTAAAGAGCTTGACCTCTTCATGATTTCTCAAGAGGTTGGTCAAGGTCTTCCATTCTGGTTGCCAAATGGAGCGACTATCCGTCGTGAATTGGAACGCTACATCGTCGACAAGGAAATCGCTGCTGGTTACCAACACGTCTACACTCCACCAATTGCCTCAGTAGAACTTTACAAGACTTCTGGTCACTGGGATCACTACCGTGAAGATATGTTCCCAACTATGGATATGGGTGATGGTGAAGAATTCGTTCTTCGTCCAATGAACTGTCCTCACCATATCGAAGTCTTTAAGCACCACGTGCACTCTTACCGTGAATTGCCAATCCGTATTGCTGAAATCGGTATGATGCACCGTTATGAAAAATCTGGTGCTTTGACTGGTCTTCAACGTGTACGAGAAATGTCACTTAATGACGGTCACACTTTCGTAACACCTGAACAAATCAAAGATGAATTCCAACGTACCCTTCAATTAATCATCGACGTTTACGAAGATTTCAACTTGACTGACTATCGTTTCCGTTTATCCTATCGTGATCCTCAAGATACTCACAAATATTTTGACAATGATGAAATGTGGGAAAATGCTCAACGTATGTTGAAATCAGCTATGGATGACATGGGACTTGACTACTTTGAAGCTGAAGGGGAAGCAGCCTTCTACGGACCAAAATTGGACATCCAAGTCAAGACAGCTCTTGGTAAAGAAGAAACCCTTTCTACAATCCAACTTGACTTCTTGCTTCCAGAACGCTTCGACCTTAAATACATCGGAGCTGATGGTGAAGAGCACCGTCCAGTTATGATCCACCGTGGGGTTATCTCAACGATGGAACGCTTCACAGCGATTTTGATTGAAAACTACAAGGGTGCCTTCCCTACATGGTTGGCACCACACCAAGTAACCCTCATCCCAGTTTCTAACGAGAAACATGTGGACTACGCTTGGGAAGTAGCTAAGAAGCTCCGTGACCGTGGTGTCCGTGCTGATGTGGATGAACGCAACGAAAAAATGCAATTCAAGATCCGTGCTTCACAAACTCAAAAAATTCCTTACCAATTAATCGTTGGTGATAAGGAAATGGAAGAGCAAGCTGTAAACGTTCGCCGCTATGGTCAAAAAGAAACTGAAACTATGCCAGTAGATGCATTTGTAGAATTGATTCTCGCAGATATTGCCAACAAATCACGAGTTGAAAAATAA
- the rpsO gene encoding 30S ribosomal protein S15, translating into MAISKEKKNEIIAQYARHEGDTGSVEVQVAVLTWEINHLNEHIKQHKKDHATYRGLMKKIGRRRNLLAYLRKNDVNRYRELINSLGLRR; encoded by the coding sequence ATGGCAATCTCAAAAGAGAAAAAAAATGAAATTATTGCACAATATGCACGTCACGAAGGTGATACAGGTTCAGTAGAGGTTCAAGTTGCTGTCCTTACTTGGGAAATCAACCACCTTAACGAACACATCAAACAACATAAAAAAGACCACGCTACTTACCGTGGATTGATGAAGAAAATCGGTCGCCGTCGTAACTTGCTTGCATACTTGCGTAAAAACGACGTTAACCGTTACCGTGAGTTGATCAACTCTCTAGGACTTCGTCGTTAA
- a CDS encoding iron ABC transporter permease yields the protein MLSKFSGSHQNLRYVFLLAMLLGALGISLFLAVSMGSVQISLSDTYRIILSKLGAPFDIGEISKSMLAIVWNMRLPRVFLALIVGAGLSMCGSVMQSTVNNPIAEPYVLGISAGATFGATLSIILGFKVMIGLGSFLGALVATVAVLLIASMQGKMTTSSLILSGTVVNALFLAFSNFIISIGANADSVMTIKFWTMGSLAGTSWGHLTLPTIIVGIAFLFFSTQYRVFNAMMMGDEAALTLGIPLRFYWYLYVTIVAVMTAVLVSTCGIIGFVGLITPHLARSLVGTNYKRLFPIATLLGALFVVWADVFARVLIQNAELPIGIFTALVGAPFFIYMVASRRGEVRV from the coding sequence ATGCTTTCCAAATTTTCTGGAAGCCATCAAAACCTGCGATATGTTTTTCTCCTAGCTATGTTGCTCGGAGCTTTGGGTATTTCTTTGTTTCTGGCAGTTTCTATGGGTTCTGTTCAAATCAGCTTGAGTGATACCTATCGAATCATTTTGAGCAAGTTAGGTGCTCCTTTTGATATAGGAGAAATCTCAAAGTCTATGCTTGCTATTGTTTGGAATATGAGATTGCCACGGGTTTTTCTTGCTTTGATTGTTGGTGCAGGCCTATCTATGTGTGGTAGTGTCATGCAGTCAACAGTCAATAATCCAATCGCAGAGCCCTATGTGTTAGGAATTTCTGCTGGGGCAACCTTTGGTGCGACTTTGAGTATCATTCTTGGGTTTAAGGTCATGATTGGTCTCGGATCTTTCCTTGGAGCGCTTGTGGCAACAGTTGCAGTCTTACTCATTGCTTCCATGCAAGGAAAAATGACAACTTCTAGCCTCATTTTATCAGGAACGGTGGTCAATGCACTCTTTTTGGCTTTTTCAAATTTTATTATCTCAATTGGCGCTAATGCTGACAGTGTCATGACCATCAAGTTTTGGACCATGGGTTCTTTAGCGGGAACCTCTTGGGGACACTTAACCTTGCCAACTATCATCGTAGGAATCGCTTTTTTATTTTTCTCTACACAATATCGTGTTTTCAATGCCATGATGATGGGAGATGAGGCGGCTTTGACTTTGGGAATTCCCTTGCGTTTTTACTGGTATCTCTATGTGACGATTGTAGCTGTGATGACGGCAGTCCTAGTTTCGACTTGTGGGATCATCGGTTTTGTCGGTTTGATTACACCGCATTTGGCTCGAAGTTTGGTTGGTACAAATTATAAAAGGCTTTTTCCGATTGCAACATTACTAGGCGCCCTCTTTGTCGTCTGGGCAGATGTCTTTGCTCGCGTTCTGATTCAAAATGCTGAACTACCGATTGGAATTTTCACGGCCCTAGTAGGAGCACCTTTCTTTATCTATATGGTTGCAAGTAGACGAGGGGAGGTGAGAGTCTGA
- a CDS encoding ABC transporter ATP-binding protein, which yields MDLLCQDIHFGIGEKKILKGVSLKLEGNQFHTILGPNGSGKTSLLKLFYRQEKPNQGLISLDGKPLDQMSVKETAKQMAVITQFNQLQFDCTVEEIVMLGRTPHLAFLQKEKDRDFALVEDALVKVDIFEKRNQLYSSLSGGEKQRVLLARALAQEPTLLLLDEPTNHLDIKYQLDLLTIVKNLQINVLAVLHDIQLACRYSDYLYLMKEGEIVYQGTPKETITPESLQAVYGVQSKVTWTEDQQAMIHYL from the coding sequence ATGGACTTATTGTGTCAGGATATTCACTTTGGAATCGGAGAAAAAAAGATTCTCAAAGGAGTCTCACTTAAACTTGAGGGAAACCAATTTCATACTATTTTGGGACCAAATGGAAGTGGAAAGACCAGCTTGCTGAAACTCTTCTATCGACAGGAAAAGCCGAATCAGGGCTTGATTTCTTTAGATGGGAAGCCTCTAGACCAAATGAGCGTCAAAGAAACGGCAAAGCAGATGGCAGTTATCACGCAGTTTAATCAACTCCAGTTTGATTGTACGGTTGAGGAGATTGTCATGCTGGGCAGAACTCCTCATCTCGCTTTCTTGCAAAAGGAAAAAGACAGAGACTTTGCCTTGGTTGAGGATGCCTTGGTCAAGGTGGATATATTCGAAAAGAGAAATCAACTCTACTCTTCTCTGTCAGGAGGAGAGAAGCAGCGGGTTCTGTTAGCACGCGCCTTGGCCCAAGAGCCGACCCTCTTGCTCTTAGATGAACCAACCAATCATTTGGATATCAAGTATCAGCTAGACTTATTGACCATTGTCAAAAATCTTCAGATCAATGTGCTAGCTGTCTTGCATGATATTCAGCTAGCTTGTCGCTATTCAGACTATCTCTACCTAATGAAAGAAGGGGAGATTGTTTACCAAGGTACTCCAAAGGAGACCATCACACCCGAGTCTTTGCAGGCTGTCTATGGCGTTCAAAGTAAGGTCACTTGGACAGAAGATCAGCAAGCCATGATTCACTATTTATAA
- a CDS encoding ABC transporter substrate-binding protein, whose amino-acid sequence MKKTLSILLVTVATLSLAACGNASKETATAPATTEASQKATTETSYPVTIKTYDAKGNEVDQVFEKAPEKVITNNLSTTEILLELGLQDKIAGMLNPDNAVTGKYKDAIEAIPHIGDKKSVSQETVLSYEPDALMGRNMMFSEKSMGTISAWNENKIPVYTQKASLSTIQQDLGNIVEDVKNLGTIFNVQDKANQYAEQLQAKIDAVKKANSETQGEKKKALIMVAYNDETFGAYKSALQESLLNQLGYTNVATGTSGLTLENLVSMDPELIIYVTSDRNQKLDEKAVDLMKANAVLENVPAIKNQKIMTISYDELMDYGPAVIDSLEKINDFIKK is encoded by the coding sequence ATGAAAAAAACACTTAGTATTTTACTTGTAACAGTAGCTACCTTATCTTTGGCAGCTTGTGGTAACGCATCTAAAGAAACAGCAACGGCACCGGCTACAACAGAAGCTAGTCAAAAAGCTACTACAGAAACCAGCTATCCTGTAACTATCAAAACTTATGATGCTAAAGGAAACGAAGTCGATCAAGTCTTTGAAAAGGCACCTGAAAAGGTCATCACAAACAACCTCTCAACAACTGAAATCCTGCTTGAACTCGGTTTGCAAGATAAAATTGCCGGTATGCTCAATCCCGATAATGCTGTAACTGGTAAATACAAGGATGCTATTGAAGCCATCCCTCACATTGGTGATAAAAAATCTGTCTCACAAGAAACAGTTCTTTCTTATGAACCAGATGCCTTGATGGGACGCAACATGATGTTTTCTGAAAAGTCAATGGGAACCATTAGTGCTTGGAATGAAAACAAAATCCCTGTTTATACGCAAAAAGCTTCACTTTCAACTATCCAACAAGATCTAGGGAATATCGTAGAAGATGTGAAGAATCTTGGTACGATCTTCAATGTCCAAGACAAGGCCAACCAATACGCAGAGCAATTACAAGCTAAAATCGATGCGGTTAAAAAAGCCAACTCAGAAACACAAGGTGAAAAGAAAAAGGCTTTGATTATGGTAGCCTACAATGACGAAACCTTTGGTGCCTACAAGTCAGCCCTACAAGAAAGCTTGCTCAACCAACTTGGTTATACCAATGTTGCAACAGGAACATCTGGTTTGACCTTGGAAAATCTAGTCTCTATGGATCCAGAGTTGATTATCTATGTAACTAGTGACCGCAATCAAAAGTTAGATGAAAAAGCAGTGGATTTGATGAAGGCAAATGCTGTTTTGGAAAATGTACCAGCAATCAAGAATCAAAAAATCATGACCATCTCTTACGATGAGTTGATGGATTACGGTCCTGCAGTGATTGATTCCCTTGAGAAGATCAATGACTTTATCAAGAAATAA
- a CDS encoding alpha/beta hydrolase-fold protein, with amino-acid sequence MTLSRNKEFNWEGIRVRVSLPSNYDPQQVYPLVLLNDGQLDYLSDLSQSVILVGLIPENRLDDFTPWQSDALKEGAPDFGGKVDQYHQKLFQGILTTLQKDYLIDESRIAYGGYSLGGLAAVYSLYSSYLPATCIFSICGSFWYPEFTEYCGEHDLIQNQSLIYLQNGQTEGANHSNRLSKAPIYARDLHDLISEKVPSTYCTFDAYGHHEALKERYHYFCDWLRDEWKLN; translated from the coding sequence ATGACTTTATCAAGAAATAAGGAGTTTAACTGGGAAGGGATTCGAGTTAGGGTCAGTCTTCCTTCAAACTATGATCCTCAACAAGTATATCCACTTGTGCTTTTAAATGATGGACAATTGGACTATTTGTCAGATCTATCCCAATCAGTGATTTTGGTGGGTTTGATTCCAGAAAATCGTCTAGATGACTTTACACCTTGGCAGTCTGATGCTTTGAAAGAAGGGGCACCAGACTTTGGTGGGAAGGTAGACCAATACCATCAGAAGCTATTTCAAGGGATTCTAACAACTCTTCAAAAGGACTACTTGATTGATGAAAGTAGAATTGCTTATGGTGGCTATTCACTGGGTGGTCTTGCTGCCGTCTATAGTCTCTATAGTAGTTATCTTCCTGCGACCTGTATCTTTTCTATCTGTGGTTCCTTCTGGTATCCTGAATTTACAGAATATTGTGGGGAACATGACTTGATACAGAATCAAAGCCTGATTTATTTGCAAAATGGTCAGACAGAAGGTGCCAATCATTCCAATCGTCTGTCTAAGGCTCCTATTTATGCCAGAGATCTACATGATCTGATTTCAGAGAAAGTCCCTTCGACTTATTGCACATTTGATGCTTATGGGCATCATGAAGCTCTTAAGGAACGTTATCACTATTTTTGTGATTGGCTGAGAGACGAGTGGAAGCTCAATTAA
- a CDS encoding DEAD/DEAH box helicase — translation MSFTQFKFKKYIEKALEELKFTTPTEVQEKLIPIVLAGRDLVGESKTGSGKTHTFLLPIFQQLDEESDSVQAVITAPSRELATQIYQAARQIAAHSDVEIRVVNYVGGTDKARQIDKLASNQPHIVIGTPGRIYDLVKSGDLAIHKAKIFVVDEADMTLDMGFLETVDKIAGSLPKDLQFMVFSATIPQKLQPFLKKYLSNPVMEKIKTKTVISDTIDNWLISTKGRDKNAQIYELTQVMQPYLAMIFVNTKTRADELHTYLTAQGLKVAKIHGDIAPRERKRIMNQVKNLDFEYIVATDLAARGIDIEGVSHVINDAIPQDLSFFVHRVGRTGRNGLPGTAITLYQPSDDSDIRELEKLGIKFTPKVVKDGEFQDTYDRDRRANREKKQEKLDIEMIGLVKKKKKKVKPGYKKKIKWAVDEKRRKAKRAESRARGRAERKAKRQTF, via the coding sequence ATGTCATTTACACAATTTAAATTTAAAAAATATATAGAAAAAGCCTTGGAGGAGTTGAAATTTACGACTCCTACCGAGGTTCAGGAAAAGTTGATTCCTATTGTCCTGGCAGGTCGTGACTTGGTTGGTGAATCAAAAACAGGTTCAGGTAAGACTCATACTTTCTTGTTACCGATTTTCCAACAGTTGGATGAAGAGAGCGATAGCGTGCAGGCAGTTATCACAGCTCCAAGTCGTGAATTAGCGACTCAGATTTACCAAGCTGCTCGTCAGATCGCAGCTCATTCAGATGTTGAGATTCGTGTTGTGAACTATGTTGGTGGTACAGACAAGGCACGTCAGATTGACAAATTAGCAAGTAATCAACCCCATATCGTTATCGGAACTCCAGGTCGTATCTATGATTTGGTAAAATCAGGTGATTTGGCTATCCACAAGGCTAAGATTTTTGTTGTCGATGAAGCAGATATGACCTTGGATATGGGATTCTTGGAAACAGTTGATAAGATTGCAGGAAGTCTTCCTAAGGACTTGCAGTTTATGGTCTTTTCAGCGACTATCCCACAAAAATTACAACCATTCTTGAAGAAATACTTGTCCAATCCTGTCATGGAGAAAATCAAGACCAAAACGGTTATCTCAGACACTATTGACAACTGGTTGATTTCGACCAAGGGCCGTGATAAGAATGCTCAGATTTATGAGTTAACTCAAGTCATGCAGCCTTATCTAGCCATGATTTTTGTCAATACCAAGACTCGTGCAGATGAGTTGCATACATACCTAACAGCCCAAGGTTTGAAGGTGGCTAAGATTCATGGAGATATCGCACCTCGTGAACGCAAACGTATCATGAATCAGGTAAAGAACCTTGATTTTGAGTACATCGTTGCGACTGACTTGGCTGCGCGTGGGATTGACATCGAAGGTGTCAGCCATGTTATCAATGATGCTATCCCACAGGACTTGTCTTTCTTTGTCCACCGTGTTGGACGAACTGGACGTAATGGTCTGCCAGGTACAGCCATTACCCTCTACCAGCCTAGTGATGACTCAGATATTCGTGAGTTGGAGAAATTGGGTATCAAGTTTACTCCGAAAGTCGTCAAAGATGGAGAATTCCAAGATACCTATGATCGTGATCGCCGTGCTAATCGTGAGAAGAAACAGGAAAAACTGGACATCGAAATGATTGGCTTGGTTAAAAAGAAAAAGAAAAAAGTTAAACCAGGCTATAAGAAAAAAATTAAATGGGCAGTAGATGAAAAACGTCGCAAGGCTAAGCGAGCAGAAAGTCGTGCCCGTGGACGTGCAGAGCGCAAAGCTAAACGCCAAACATTTTAA
- a CDS encoding VWA domain-containing protein, with product MAKGMFKQERFSFRKMKVGLASVAILFAFAQLGQVSADETSKVSSSEITKVTEAPKVVEEVKSPIEEAKAEIATEKSRPIVKETEAKAGDLIDVSKKESAVEVKEKQEGNQKVHIETSVAEVTKTEIAPEKVEKLPEPVTTTKENTVAAKDKDGNSYTQYERVDKTTTVEITKTPPTVKKAGEADIVFVVDRSGSMSSTINTVRKNVNEFARNLAKDGVAARFGLATYSDEVYGRRLGKTDEDTILTKFGETYFTTDPVELEKALEKIKIAHGGDSPETATPALTKIVSAYDWSKSPKNKKFVVLLTDARMKEDPSIPSIAETLTTLKKAGIDRIVATTLYNQRNYKDFVSEGRLMDIDRNLADSLTKDAASWIVETVSEGRQYKVTKDSYQLYLERRTTVPVLEQKATPKPEPTAYKPAPAKLPETGSNDTRNQSLMGLGLLFAGLGLVTSARKSKEQ from the coding sequence ATGGCAAAAGGAATGTTTAAGCAAGAACGTTTTTCGTTTCGTAAAATGAAAGTTGGATTGGCATCTGTGGCTATCCTCTTTGCTTTTGCACAACTTGGACAAGTTTCTGCTGATGAAACTAGTAAAGTTTCGTCAAGTGAAATTACTAAGGTAACTGAGGCACCAAAAGTAGTTGAAGAAGTCAAATCGCCTATTGAGGAGGCTAAAGCAGAAATTGCAACTGAAAAATCAAGACCTATTGTCAAAGAAACTGAAGCAAAAGCTGGAGATTTGATTGATGTCTCAAAGAAAGAATCTGCTGTCGAAGTAAAAGAAAAGCAAGAAGGCAATCAGAAAGTCCATATTGAAACCTCTGTGGCTGAGGTAACTAAAACTGAAATTGCTCCAGAAAAAGTGGAAAAGCTTCCAGAACCTGTAACTACGACAAAAGAGAATACTGTAGCTGCTAAGGATAAAGATGGAAATTCTTATACTCAGTACGAACGAGTAGACAAGACAACAACTGTGGAAATAACTAAAACACCACCAACTGTTAAAAAAGCAGGAGAAGCAGATATTGTTTTTGTTGTTGACCGTTCAGGATCTATGTCTTCAACGATTAATACTGTTCGTAAAAATGTCAATGAGTTTGCAAGAAATCTTGCCAAAGATGGAGTAGCGGCACGTTTTGGATTAGCTACATATAGTGATGAAGTATACGGACGTCGATTAGGAAAAACTGACGAAGATACAATTCTAACGAAATTTGGTGAGACTTATTTTACAACAGATCCAGTTGAACTTGAAAAAGCTTTAGAAAAAATTAAGATTGCACATGGGGGAGATTCTCCTGAAACAGCAACTCCTGCTCTTACAAAGATTGTTTCTGCTTACGACTGGTCTAAGTCACCAAAAAATAAAAAGTTTGTGGTGTTGTTAACAGATGCTAGGATGAAAGAAGATCCGTCAATTCCATCTATCGCTGAGACATTAACAACTCTGAAAAAAGCTGGTATTGATAGAATTGTAGCGACAACCTTGTATAATCAACGAAACTATAAAGATTTTGTGTCTGAGGGACGTTTAATGGATATTGATCGTAACTTGGCTGACTCTTTAACTAAGGATGCAGCTTCATGGATTGTGGAAACAGTCAGTGAGGGACGTCAGTACAAGGTAACAAAAGACAGCTACCAACTCTACTTAGAACGTCGTACAACTGTGCCAGTTTTGGAGCAGAAAGCAACTCCTAAACCAGAACCTACTGCTTACAAACCAGCACCAGCTAAACTTCCTGAAACAGGAAGCAATGATACAAGAAATCAAAGTCTCATGGGACTTGGTCTATTGTTCGCTGGACTTGGATTGGTTACAAGCGCTAGAAAATCAAAAGAACAGTAA